The proteins below come from a single Gimesia alba genomic window:
- a CDS encoding reverse transcriptase family protein: MGFFDFIRQLFFGPAPDRSVARPETSANAEQTKAPRVFRKPRLSPLRYNKKKTFTAPESADVESLPYKLARPYELLRYRSETDHYLDMTQDGDAAKLGRFDLPVFSTPEDIAHWLNLPLGKLAWLTHRFNQSDRPDDVKESHYTYHWLPKRNGFRLIEAPRPFIKLAQQQILLEILNQIPVHDAAHGFVTGHSPVTNAIPHTGKRVVVKFDLENFYASVNFARVVSIFRSVGYCREAALWLARLTTTAIPINMPFPDGSLRPLLPYLSRHLPQGASTSPALANLSAFSLDVRLSGLARSFDADYTRYADDLTFSGSDQFLRSLRVFIPLVNQIIRSERFQANQSKRRVLRDNQQQKVTGVVVNEHTNVPRKEFDLLKAILTNCIRQGPAGQNREQHPDFASHLRGRIAYVQQLNPNRGQRLLQLYEQIRW, translated from the coding sequence ATGGGCTTCTTTGATTTCATACGCCAACTTTTTTTTGGCCCCGCACCAGATCGGTCTGTTGCGCGGCCTGAGACGAGCGCGAATGCAGAACAGACGAAAGCCCCCCGAGTCTTTCGCAAACCCCGTCTGAGCCCTCTGCGATACAATAAAAAGAAAACTTTTACAGCACCTGAAAGCGCTGATGTAGAATCCCTGCCATACAAACTCGCTCGCCCTTATGAATTGCTGCGCTATCGATCGGAAACCGATCATTATCTGGATATGACCCAGGATGGAGATGCAGCAAAACTGGGTCGCTTTGATCTACCCGTTTTTTCAACTCCGGAAGATATCGCGCACTGGTTGAATCTTCCACTAGGAAAACTTGCCTGGTTGACTCACCGGTTCAATCAGTCAGATCGTCCAGATGATGTGAAGGAATCGCATTACACATATCATTGGTTGCCGAAACGAAATGGGTTTCGGCTGATCGAAGCCCCGCGTCCTTTTATCAAACTGGCGCAGCAGCAGATCTTACTGGAAATCCTGAACCAGATTCCCGTTCATGACGCGGCACATGGCTTTGTCACCGGCCATTCCCCTGTCACAAATGCAATACCGCACACGGGCAAACGTGTGGTTGTCAAATTTGATCTGGAAAATTTTTATGCCAGCGTGAATTTTGCACGCGTCGTTTCAATCTTTCGCAGCGTCGGCTATTGTCGCGAAGCTGCACTCTGGCTGGCCCGGTTAACCACTACTGCGATTCCCATAAATATGCCATTTCCTGATGGAAGCCTGCGCCCGCTGTTACCGTATCTTTCACGCCACCTGCCACAAGGGGCATCGACTTCCCCTGCACTCGCGAACCTGTCTGCCTTTTCGCTGGATGTCAGACTCTCTGGGTTAGCACGTTCCTTTGATGCAGACTACACACGTTACGCCGACGACCTGACGTTTTCCGGATCCGATCAGTTTCTGCGATCACTGCGTGTATTTATTCCACTCGTGAATCAGATTATTCGTTCCGAACGATTTCAGGCGAATCAATCGAAGCGGCGCGTACTGCGGGACAATCAACAGCAAAAAGTAACCGGCGTTGTTGTCAACGAACACACGAATGTCCCGCGAAAAGAATTCGATCTGCTGAAAGCCATTCTCACTAATTGCATACGCCAGGGACCAGCGGGCCAGAACCGGGAACAGCATCCCGATTTTGCCAGCCATCTGCGCGGGCGAATTGCCTATGTGCAACAACTCAACCCGAATCGCGGCCAGCGACTGCTGCAGCTCTATGAACAGATTCGCTGGTAA